One stretch of Daphnia pulicaria isolate SC F1-1A chromosome 8, SC_F0-13Bv2, whole genome shotgun sequence DNA includes these proteins:
- the LOC124310907 gene encoding vinculin-like — MPVFHTKTIESILEPVASQVERLVILHEEAEDGNAMPDLERPVHAVSVAVTNLVKVGKETIHSSDDAILKQDMPASLHRVEGASRLLEEASSMLKADPYSGPARKKLIEGSRGILQGTSSLLLCFDESEVRKIIRECKKVLDYLAVAEVIESIDDLVQFVKDVSPCLTRVSREVDARQKELTHQVHRDILIRSLEQVKTLAPILICSMKIFIQIVSQGGKGNEEAAENRNYLAGRMTDEINEIIRVLQLTTYDEDEWDADQLTAMKRACNALESKLQTAIDWLEDPHARGGGVGEKSIRQIIELAEKVAEHSLPDDQKALRKLCSELTSLTDALVELRGDGQGATPQAEGLARSIRHKLGELNNLVQTAVANAEKYGIQQPAHTVAGRLEQARRWLANPSVDDRGLGQQAIALIVEEGRKVAQGLQGEQRAEILALCNQVDSLSRQLGDLCRSGQGNSPQAQAVAKLLSQKLDELKDKIQGALVDRVVEDFIDITTPLKQFTDAVLAPEGTPNREENFKDKAGALKGFSARAAQTARMVAAGGSNGNKKLSEALNSSAGQVESLTPQLVNAGRIRMTYPENKAADEHFENLRRQYADAIARTRQLCDEAIDSATFIQQSEELMRRCTAECEDAIGRQEAQRLVDGTSQIARLANRVLMVAKQEADNSEDPKFIGEVTGAANLLQANVTPMVQDAKAVATNMRDQGSINQWRDSNKKLLESVGKVRKAVAGPDPVPPPPDMSSLNLNAPPRPPLPGGEHPPPRPPPPETDDEDEMFRHAPQGDQPILMAAHGLHQEVMQWSSRDNEIIAAAKRMALLMGRLSQLVRGEGGSKRDLIACAKAIAEASEEVTRLAKELARECTDKRMRTALLQVCERIPTIGTQLKILSTVKATMLGAQGTEEDQEATDMLVGNAQNLMQSVKETVRAAEAASIKLRTDAGIRMHWIRRNPWYQ; from the exons GTTGAACGACTTGTTATTCTACATGAGGAGGCCGAAGATGGAAACGCCATGCCAGATCTGGAAAGGCCTGTGCACGCTGTATCGGTTGCCGTCACCAATCTCGTTAAG GTTGGCAAGGAGACCATACACAGCAGCGATGACGCCATCCTTAAGCAGGATATGCCAGCATCATTACACCGAGTTGAAGGGGCCTCTAGATTGTTGGAGGAAGCTTCTTCCATGCTGAAGGCCGACCCATATTCGGGACCCGCTCG GAAGAAGTTGATTGAAGGATCCCGTGGAATTCTCCAAGGAACGTCATCACTTTTGCTTTGTTTCGATGAATCTGAAGTTCGCAAGATCATCCGCGAATGCAAAAAAGTTCTGGACTACTTAGCCGTAGCTGAAGTCATTGAGAGCATCGATGATTTAGTCCAGTTCGTCAAGGATGTGAGCCCGTGTCTCACGCGCGTTTCGCGTGAAGTTGATGCGCGTCAAAAGGAGCTGACGCACCAAGTCCATCGTGACATCCTTATCCGCTCACTGGAACAGGTCAAAACCCTGGCTCCTATTCTTATTTGCTCCAtgaaaattttcattcaaattgtttctcaag gTGGCAAAGGCAATGAAGAAGCAGCAGAAAACCGTAACTACCTAGCCGGTCGTATGACGGATGAAATCAATGAAATTATTCGTGTCCTGCAATTGACTACCTACGACGAGGACGAATGGGACGCTGATCAATTGACCGCAATGAAACGTGCTTGCAATGCATTGGAAAGCAAACTTCAAACCGCCATCGATTGGCTTGag GACCCCCATGCTCGCGGTGGTGGAGTAGGAGAGAAATCCATCCGTCAAATCATTGAATTGGCCGAGAAAGTTGCTGAGCATTCGCTACCCGACGACCAAAAAGCTCTTCGTAAGCTTTGCTCCGAATTGACGTCTCTGACTGACGCCCTGGTTGAATTGCGCGGTGACGGACAAGGTGCCACCCCCCAGGCGGAAGGTCTAGCCCGCAGTATCCGCCACAAGTTGGGAGAGTTGAACAATTTGGTTCAAACGGCTGTCGCCAACGCTGAAAAGTATGGAATCCAACAACCAGCTCACACAGTGGCCGGACGATTAGAACAAGCTCGCCGTTGGTTAGCCAATCCTAGCGTCGACGATCGTGGTTTAGGACAACAGGCTATCGCATTGATTgtcgaagaaggaagaaag GTTGCCCAAGGACTTCAAGGTGAACAACGTGCAGAAATTCTTGCGCTATGTAATCAAGTTGACTCGCTATCTCGTCAACTCGGAGATTTGTGCCGCTCTGGACAGGGCAATTCGCCTCAAGCACAAGCAGTTGCAAA gTTGTTGTCGCAGAAATTGGACGAACTCAAGGATAAAATCCAGGGAGCTTTGGTCGACCGTGTTGTTGAAGACTTTATTGACATCACTACGCCGTTGAAACAGTTTACCGATGCAGTATTGGCTCCAGAAG GAACTCCGAATCGTGAGGAGAACTTCAAGGACAAGGCGGGAGCATTGAAGGGATTTTCAGCTCGTGCTGCTCAGACGGCTCGTAtggttgctgctggtggtaGCAATGGAAACAAGAAGCTCTCAGAGGCTTTGAACAGCTCAGCAGGCCAGGTGGAAAGCTTGACACCACAATTGGTTAATGCTGGTCGCATCCGGATGACCTACCCAGAAAATAAGGCCGCAGATGAGCATTTTGAGAACTTGCGTCGTCAGTACGCTGATGCCATTGCCCGCACTCGTCAGTTGTGTGACGAAGCTATCGATTCGGCCACATTTATTCAGCAGTCGGAAGAACTGATGCGTCGTTGCACAGCCGAATGCGAAGATGCTATCGGCCGCCAGGAAGCGCAGCGGTTAGTCGACGGCACATCCCAAATTGCCCGTCTGGCCAATCGTGTGTTGATGGTAGCCAAGCAAGAAGCGGACAACTCGGAGGATCCCAAGTTTATTGGAGAAGTGACTGGTGCTGCAAACCTTCTGCAAGCCA ACGTAACTCCAATGGTTCAGGATGCCAAGGCCGTGGCCACCAACATGCGAGATCAAGGTTCGATCAATCAGTGGCGTGACTCGAATAAGAAACTTCTCGAGTCCGTCGGTAAAGTGCGCAAGGCCGTAGCCGGACCTGATCCGGTCCCACCGCCACCTGACATGTCTTCACTTAATCTGA ACGCACCTCCTCGTCCACCATTGCCTGGCGGTGAACATCCTCCACCaaggcctcctcctcctgagaCGGATGACGAAGATGAAATGTTCCGACATGCACCACAAGGAGACCAGCCCATCTTG ATGGCTGCTCACGGTTTGCATCAAGAAGTGATGCAATGGTCTTCCAGAGACAATGAGATCATTGCCGCCGCCAAAAGGATGGCCCTCTTGATGGGTCGTTTGTCCCAGCTGGTACGTGGAGAAGGTGGCAGCAAACGTGATCTGATCGCTTGCGCCAAGGCCATCGCTGAGGCGTCAGAAGAAGTGACGCGGCTGGCCAAGGAATTGGCCCGGGAGTGTACAGACAAGAGAATGCGCACG GCACTGCTACAAGTCTGTGAGCGCATCCCGACCATCGGCACTCAACTGAAAATCCTGTCGACTGTCAAGGCTACAATGTTGGGAGCGCAAGGAACAGAAGAAGACCAAGAGGCAACTGATATGTTGGTTGGTAACGCTCAAAATTTGATGCAGTCAGTCAAGGAGACTGTGCGCGCAGCCGAAGCTGCCTCGATCAAGTTGCGCACAGACGCTGGCATCCGCATGCACTGGATCCGTCGCAACCCTTGGTATCAATAG